One region of Ptiloglossa arizonensis isolate GNS036 chromosome 8, iyPtiAriz1_principal, whole genome shotgun sequence genomic DNA includes:
- the Liprin-alpha gene encoding PTPRF interacting protein alpha isoform X4, which produces MWNMMCDVMPTIAEDSISQRSSQFSGEDVNFEQLMVSMIDDRDKLMESFRESQDRLQEMEIRLQEVEKERDSLNRQLNAHIPQEFSQLTKELRAAREGIQEREEEILELKAERSNTRLLLEHLECLVARHERSLRMTVIKRQATAQSGVSSEVEVLRALKSLFEHHKALDEKVRERLRIALERNTSLEEELAITKEELQQYKLSGHAPKAIENRPKENGQTEDGQQQNKNETEQAAVQQEQQQQQQQQQPQSIQKLGTEGSTEIGSRLSNGTLDPADQDSAARVIDLQATLDKQSSELSTWQRRVAELSGRVTELEETLSKAQKDLLKTQETNVKLQRDLRENVAQKEDQEERIATLEKRYLNAQRESSGLHDLNEKLEQELQHKKAQLKLQEEKIAAIQEKLELAEQKLAQYAKLPEMEEQLKQRMEALTQVRRPNQQAQERHGSAEDRIQRLETQLEEKNAEVMRVNQRLKMNEEHNTRLSTTVDKLLSESNERLQVHLKERMHALEEKNALTQELEKTRKLAEDLQSEKTEIVKELGKARLEIDNVKRQMLQQEITFNIQQTDALTRSLSPNAVDPGSFSRSASHSSFDTHSLPRRSAKRSAIEEDTSKNYVARTLAEQEWEKLQQAHVLANVQQAFDVSSDAEGDGDNESLFSCAADVISPTGHTDAQTLALMLQEQLDAINNEIRLIQEEKQSTEARAEELESRVGSLEHMNLLTRGRSLERPSPPLSGRSTPKSHHSPNRDYLHKYHTAPASMSPAHLHQYAASLASPGQLSESLPASQLQLSGEELHSVSERDSTGGAGSGGSDAASPLTSRSITLERVVQALAQSQEELRRRTGQTGFPSSGFPAHRHGQHNNSALNSGTPPSPLSSRHSSQDSLHKNNLSGVGLPIGQLSSSHLHIQTTMSPATAAAVAAAQKKKGQGKIKSSLGRLFSKKEKIKGKDTPMPGDIPGMGGASTPADPDYGDSVAVAGTMGSKSDFDRRKKKSMLDSSRHELLAEAMKAGTPFALWNGPTVVAWLELWVGMPTWYVAACRANVKSGAIMSALSDTEIQREIGISNPLHRLKLRLAIQEMVSLTSPSAPKTSRTTLAFGDMNHEWIGNVWLPSLGLPQYRSTFMECLVDARMLDHLTKKDLRGQLRMVDSFHRTSLQYGISCLKRLNYDRQQLEERRRMAEGANVDVLVWSNDRVIRWVQSIGLKEYGNHLLESGVHGALIALDENFDANSFALTLQIPTQNTQTRQLLEMEFANLLTVGTERRLDESNSMKS; this is translated from the exons GAATTCTCTCAATTAACGAAGGAGCTCAGAGCGGCACGAGAGGGTATCCAAGAAAGGGAGGAGGaaatattggaactgaaagcGGAACGGAGTAATACTCGT CTTCTGCTGGAACATCTGGAATGCCTGGTCGCGCGACACGAACGATCGCTCCGGATGACTGTGATAAAGAGGCAAGCAACTGCGCAATCTGGAGTATCGTCCGAAGTTGAAGTGCTTAGAGCTCTGAAAAGTCTGTTCGAGCACCACAAGGCTTTAGACGAGAAA GTTCGGGAACGATTACGCATTGCACTGGAAAGAAACACAAGCCTGGAGGAAGAGCTAGCCATTACCAAAGAGGAG CTTCAGCAATACAAATTGAGTGGACACGCGCCGAAAGCTATAGAAAACAGGCCCAAGGAGAACGGACAGACGGAGGATGGCCAGCAACAGAATAAG AATGAGACTGAGCAGGCAGCAGTCCAACaagagcagcagcagcagcagcagcaacagcaaccgcAGTCGATACAAAAACTAGGTACCGAGGGCTCGACAGAAATTGGGAGTAGGCTGAGCAATGGCACTCTCGATCCAGCGGACCAGGATTCAGCGGCGCGAGTAATAGATTTGCAAGCCACTCTTGACAAACAG AGCTCAGAGTTGAGCACATGGCAGCGACGAGTAGCAGAATTAAGTGGACGAGTAACGGAGTTGGAAGAAACGTTATCTAAGGCGCAAAAAGACCTTTTGAAGACGCAAGAAACAAATGTCAAGCTACAAAGAGATCTGCGCGAGAATGTTGCCCAAAAAGAGGACCAAGAAGAGAGGATAGCGACTCTCGAAAAACGATATCTCAATGCTCAACGGGAATCCTCCGGTTTGCATGATCTCAATGAAAAATTGGAACAGGAGCTGCAACATAAGAAGGCTCAATTAAAG CTCCAAGAAGAAAAAATAGCAGCTATACAGGAGAAACTGGAATTAGCCGAACAGAAATTAGCTCAGTATGCTAAGTTACCAGAAATGGAAGAGCAATTGAAGCAGAGGATGGAGGCACTGACGCAGGTGAGGAGGCCCAACCAG caGGCTCAAGAAAGGCACGGCAGCGCCGAGGATAGGATACAAAGATTAGAAACGCAACTCGAAGAAAAGAATGCAGAAGTGATGCGCGTCAATCAGCGACTTAAGATGAATGAAGAACATAATACACGGCTTAGTACAACAGTTGATAAACTTCTGTCTG AATCTAATGAAAGATTACAAGTGCATTTGAAAGAAAGAATGCACGCATTGGAAGAAAAAAATGCGCTTACGCAGGAGCTTGAGAAAACAAGAAAACTCGCTGAAGATCTCCAGAGTGAAAAGACCGAAATAGTTAAAGAATTAGGAAAAGCCCGACTTGAAATCGATAACGTGAAAAGGCAGATGCTTCAACaagaaattacatttaatattcAACAAACAGACGCTTTGACTAGAAGTTTATCTCCCAATGCAGTGGATCCAGGCTCCTTCTCTAGGAGTGCGAGTCATAGTAGCTTTGACACGCATTCTCTGCCAAGAAGATCAGCTAAACGATCTGCGATTGAAGAGGACACGTCAAAG aattatgTAGCGCGCACTTTAGCAGAACAGGAATGGGAAAAGTTACAGCAGGCACATGTTCTTGCCAATGTGCAGCAAGCGTTTGATGTCTCTAGCGACGCTGAAGGTGATGGGGATAATGAAAGTCTTTTCAGTTGTGCTGCTGATGTAATTAGTCCAACAGGACACACGGATGCTCAAACTTTAGCACTAATGTTACAAGAACAATTAGATGCAATTAACAATGAAATTAGGTTGATTcag GAAGAAAAACAGAGTACTGAGGCACGCGCGGAAGAATTAGAATCCCGCGTTGGTAGTCTTGAACACATGAATTTGTTAACGAGAGGACGAAGTCTTGAACGACCATCACCACCGTTAAGTGGACGATCTACGCCAAAATCACATCATAGTCCTAACAGGGATTACTTACATAAATATCATACT GCTCCAGCGTCTATGTCTCCAGCACATCTTCACCAATATGCTGCTTCTTTAGCTAGTCCAGGTCAACTTTCAGAATCTCTTCCTGCAAGCCAG TTGCAGTTATCAGGCGAAGAATTACATTCAGTGAGTGAAAGAGATAGCACTGGTGGTGCAGGAAGTGGTGGCAGTGATGCGGCTTCACCGTTGACCTCTCGATCGATCACGCTGGAACGCGTAGTACAGGCACTTGCTCAAAGCCAAGAGGAGCTCAGAAG ACGCACTGGACAAACCGGATTTCCCAGCAGTGGTTTTCCTGCTCACAG GCATGGGCAACATAACAACAGCGCACTCAATTCTGGGACTCCCCCTTCCCCATTGTCCTCACGCCACAGCAGCCAGGACAGTTTGCACAAGAACAACTTGTCTGGTGTTGGATTGCCAATTGGCCAGCTATCTAGCTCACATTTGCATATCCAAACAACCATGAgtccagcaacagcagcagctgTGGCTGCAGCCCAAAAGAAGAAAGGGCAAGGAAAGATTAAGAGCAGTCTTGGTAGACTCTTCAGTAAGAAAGAAAAG AtaaagggaaaagatacaccaaTGCCTGGAGATATACCAGGTATGGGAGGAGCAAGTACACCTGCAGACCCTGATTATGGAGATAGTGTTGCTGTAGCTGGAACTATGGGCAGCAAGAGTGACTTTGATCGTCGGAAAAAGAAAAG TATGCTGGACTCCTCTCGACATGAACTTTTGGCGGAGGCAATGAAAGCAGGAACACCCTTTGCTTTATGGAATGGGCCAACTGTGGTAGCTTGGCTTGAACTCTGGGTAGGCATGCCGACGTGGTATGTTGCAGCTTGTCGGGCAAATGTCAAAAGTGGTGCCATAATGAGTGCTCTTAGTGATACCGAAATTCAACGTGAAATTGGTATAAG TAATCCTTTACATCGATTGAAACTAAGATTAGCTATCCAAGAAATGGTGTCACTCACAAGTCCATCAGCACCAAAAACCTCTCGCACAACCTTAGCATTCGGAGATATGAACCATGAATGGATAGGTAATGTTTGGCTCCCAAGTCTGGGATTACCACAGTATCGATCTACTTTCATGGAGTGCCTTGTTGATGCTAGAATGTTGGATCACCTCACTAAGAAAGACCTCCGAGGTCAACTTAGAATGGTTGATAGTTTTCACAG AACAAGTTTACAGTATGGCATTTCTTGTTTGAAGCGATTAAATTACGATAGGCAACAGTTAGAAGAAAGAAGGCGAATGGCAGAAGGTGCCAATGTTGATGTTCTTGTGTGGAGTAATGATCGCGTTATAAGATGGGTGCAATCTATCGGCttgaaa GAATATGGGAATCACCTTCTGGAATCTGGTGTTCATGGAGCTCTTATAGCCCTTGATGAAAATTTCGATGCGAATAGCTTTGCCCTAACGTTACAAATTCCAACACAAAATACACAa ACTCGACAACTGTTAGAGATGGAATTTGCAAATTTACTAACGGTAGGAACAGAAAGGCGACTTGACGAATCGAATAGTATGAAATCCTGA
- the Liprin-alpha gene encoding PTPRF interacting protein alpha isoform X13, producing the protein MTVIKRQATAQSGVSSEVEVLRALKSLFEHHKALDEKVRERLRIALERNTSLEEELAITKEELQQYKLSGHAPKAIENRPKENGQTEDGQQQNKNETEQAAVQQEQQQQQQQQQPQSIQKLGTEGSTEIGSRLSNGTLDPADQDSAARVIDLQATLDKQSSELSTWQRRVAELSGRVTELEETLSKAQKDLLKTQETNVKLQRDLRENVAQKEDQEERIATLEKRYLNAQRESSGLHDLNEKLEQELQHKKAQLKLQEEKIAAIQEKLELAEQKLAQYAKLPEMEEQLKQRMEALTQVRRPNQQAQERHGSAEDRIQRLETQLEEKNAEVMRVNQRLKMNEEHNTRLSTTVDKLLSESNERLQVHLKERMHALEEKNALTQELEKTRKLAEDLQSEKTEIVKELGKARLEIDNVKRQMLQQEITFNIQQTDALTRSLSPNAVDPGSFSRSASHSSFDTHSLPRRSAKRSAIEEDTSKNYVARTLAEQEWEKLQQAHVLANVQQAFDVSSDAEGDGDNESLFSCAADVISPTGHTDAQTLALMLQEQLDAINNEIRLIQEEKQSTEARAEELESRVGSLEHMNLLTRGRSLERPSPPLSGRSTPKSHHSPNRDYLHKYHTAPASMSPAHLHQYAASLASPGQLSESLPASQLQLSGEELHSVSERDSTGGAGSGGSDAASPLTSRSITLERVVQALAQSQEELRRRTGQTGFPSSGFPAHRHGQHNNSALNSGTPPSPLSSRHSSQDSLHKNNLSGVGLPIGQLSSSHLHIQTTMSPATAAAVAAAQKKKGQGKIKSSLGRLFSKKEKIKGKDTPMPGDIPGMGGASTPADPDYGDSVAVAGTMGSKSDFDRRKKKSPSMFGSMLDSSRHELLAEAMKAGTPFALWNGPTVVAWLELWVGMPTWYVAACRANVKSGAIMSALSDTEIQREIGISNPLHRLKLRLAIQEMVSLTSPSAPKTSRTTLAFGDMNHEWIGNVWLPSLGLPQYRSTFMECLVDARMLDHLTKKDLRGQLRMVDSFHRTSLQYGISCLKRLNYDRQQLEERRRMAEGANVDVLVWSNDRVIRWVQSIGLKEYGNHLLESGVHGALIALDENFDANSFALTLQIPTQNTQTRQLLEMEFANLLTVGTERRLDESNSMKS; encoded by the exons ATGACTGTGATAAAGAGGCAAGCAACTGCGCAATCTGGAGTATCGTCCGAAGTTGAAGTGCTTAGAGCTCTGAAAAGTCTGTTCGAGCACCACAAGGCTTTAGACGAGAAA GTTCGGGAACGATTACGCATTGCACTGGAAAGAAACACAAGCCTGGAGGAAGAGCTAGCCATTACCAAAGAGGAG CTTCAGCAATACAAATTGAGTGGACACGCGCCGAAAGCTATAGAAAACAGGCCCAAGGAGAACGGACAGACGGAGGATGGCCAGCAACAGAATAAG AATGAGACTGAGCAGGCAGCAGTCCAACaagagcagcagcagcagcagcagcaacagcaaccgcAGTCGATACAAAAACTAGGTACCGAGGGCTCGACAGAAATTGGGAGTAGGCTGAGCAATGGCACTCTCGATCCAGCGGACCAGGATTCAGCGGCGCGAGTAATAGATTTGCAAGCCACTCTTGACAAACAG AGCTCAGAGTTGAGCACATGGCAGCGACGAGTAGCAGAATTAAGTGGACGAGTAACGGAGTTGGAAGAAACGTTATCTAAGGCGCAAAAAGACCTTTTGAAGACGCAAGAAACAAATGTCAAGCTACAAAGAGATCTGCGCGAGAATGTTGCCCAAAAAGAGGACCAAGAAGAGAGGATAGCGACTCTCGAAAAACGATATCTCAATGCTCAACGGGAATCCTCCGGTTTGCATGATCTCAATGAAAAATTGGAACAGGAGCTGCAACATAAGAAGGCTCAATTAAAG CTCCAAGAAGAAAAAATAGCAGCTATACAGGAGAAACTGGAATTAGCCGAACAGAAATTAGCTCAGTATGCTAAGTTACCAGAAATGGAAGAGCAATTGAAGCAGAGGATGGAGGCACTGACGCAGGTGAGGAGGCCCAACCAG caGGCTCAAGAAAGGCACGGCAGCGCCGAGGATAGGATACAAAGATTAGAAACGCAACTCGAAGAAAAGAATGCAGAAGTGATGCGCGTCAATCAGCGACTTAAGATGAATGAAGAACATAATACACGGCTTAGTACAACAGTTGATAAACTTCTGTCTG AATCTAATGAAAGATTACAAGTGCATTTGAAAGAAAGAATGCACGCATTGGAAGAAAAAAATGCGCTTACGCAGGAGCTTGAGAAAACAAGAAAACTCGCTGAAGATCTCCAGAGTGAAAAGACCGAAATAGTTAAAGAATTAGGAAAAGCCCGACTTGAAATCGATAACGTGAAAAGGCAGATGCTTCAACaagaaattacatttaatattcAACAAACAGACGCTTTGACTAGAAGTTTATCTCCCAATGCAGTGGATCCAGGCTCCTTCTCTAGGAGTGCGAGTCATAGTAGCTTTGACACGCATTCTCTGCCAAGAAGATCAGCTAAACGATCTGCGATTGAAGAGGACACGTCAAAG aattatgTAGCGCGCACTTTAGCAGAACAGGAATGGGAAAAGTTACAGCAGGCACATGTTCTTGCCAATGTGCAGCAAGCGTTTGATGTCTCTAGCGACGCTGAAGGTGATGGGGATAATGAAAGTCTTTTCAGTTGTGCTGCTGATGTAATTAGTCCAACAGGACACACGGATGCTCAAACTTTAGCACTAATGTTACAAGAACAATTAGATGCAATTAACAATGAAATTAGGTTGATTcag GAAGAAAAACAGAGTACTGAGGCACGCGCGGAAGAATTAGAATCCCGCGTTGGTAGTCTTGAACACATGAATTTGTTAACGAGAGGACGAAGTCTTGAACGACCATCACCACCGTTAAGTGGACGATCTACGCCAAAATCACATCATAGTCCTAACAGGGATTACTTACATAAATATCATACT GCTCCAGCGTCTATGTCTCCAGCACATCTTCACCAATATGCTGCTTCTTTAGCTAGTCCAGGTCAACTTTCAGAATCTCTTCCTGCAAGCCAG TTGCAGTTATCAGGCGAAGAATTACATTCAGTGAGTGAAAGAGATAGCACTGGTGGTGCAGGAAGTGGTGGCAGTGATGCGGCTTCACCGTTGACCTCTCGATCGATCACGCTGGAACGCGTAGTACAGGCACTTGCTCAAAGCCAAGAGGAGCTCAGAAG ACGCACTGGACAAACCGGATTTCCCAGCAGTGGTTTTCCTGCTCACAG GCATGGGCAACATAACAACAGCGCACTCAATTCTGGGACTCCCCCTTCCCCATTGTCCTCACGCCACAGCAGCCAGGACAGTTTGCACAAGAACAACTTGTCTGGTGTTGGATTGCCAATTGGCCAGCTATCTAGCTCACATTTGCATATCCAAACAACCATGAgtccagcaacagcagcagctgTGGCTGCAGCCCAAAAGAAGAAAGGGCAAGGAAAGATTAAGAGCAGTCTTGGTAGACTCTTCAGTAAGAAAGAAAAG AtaaagggaaaagatacaccaaTGCCTGGAGATATACCAGGTATGGGAGGAGCAAGTACACCTGCAGACCCTGATTATGGAGATAGTGTTGCTGTAGCTGGAACTATGGGCAGCAAGAGTGACTTTGATCGTCGGAAAAAGAAAAG TCCCAGTATGTTTGGTAGTATGCTGGACTCCTCTCGACATGAACTTTTGGCGGAGGCAATGAAAGCAGGAACACCCTTTGCTTTATGGAATGGGCCAACTGTGGTAGCTTGGCTTGAACTCTGGGTAGGCATGCCGACGTGGTATGTTGCAGCTTGTCGGGCAAATGTCAAAAGTGGTGCCATAATGAGTGCTCTTAGTGATACCGAAATTCAACGTGAAATTGGTATAAG TAATCCTTTACATCGATTGAAACTAAGATTAGCTATCCAAGAAATGGTGTCACTCACAAGTCCATCAGCACCAAAAACCTCTCGCACAACCTTAGCATTCGGAGATATGAACCATGAATGGATAGGTAATGTTTGGCTCCCAAGTCTGGGATTACCACAGTATCGATCTACTTTCATGGAGTGCCTTGTTGATGCTAGAATGTTGGATCACCTCACTAAGAAAGACCTCCGAGGTCAACTTAGAATGGTTGATAGTTTTCACAG AACAAGTTTACAGTATGGCATTTCTTGTTTGAAGCGATTAAATTACGATAGGCAACAGTTAGAAGAAAGAAGGCGAATGGCAGAAGGTGCCAATGTTGATGTTCTTGTGTGGAGTAATGATCGCGTTATAAGATGGGTGCAATCTATCGGCttgaaa GAATATGGGAATCACCTTCTGGAATCTGGTGTTCATGGAGCTCTTATAGCCCTTGATGAAAATTTCGATGCGAATAGCTTTGCCCTAACGTTACAAATTCCAACACAAAATACACAa ACTCGACAACTGTTAGAGATGGAATTTGCAAATTTACTAACGGTAGGAACAGAAAGGCGACTTGACGAATCGAATAGTATGAAATCCTGA